From the Corynebacterium sp. P3-F1 genome, the window CCGGTGAGATCGACGGCATCACGTTGCGCGAGCTGCGTCACGCCTCCTATACCTTGGGCGCACGCGCGCTGTCGTACCAGCCGAATCAGATTCTCGTGGGCGATGATGTCAGCCAACTGCAGAAGCAGCTGCAGGAACTGGGATTCTATTCTGGCCGGATCGATGGGCACTTCGGTCCCGACACCCACGCCGCCCTGTCGAACTACCAGCTGAATTACGGCATTCAAGATGACGGCGTCTGCGGTCCGGAAACCCTGCACGCGTTGAGTCTGCTGGGCCGCCGCATCACCGGCGGCTCCACCCAAGCAATCCGCGAACGCGAAGTGGTCCGCATGGCAGGGCCCCACCTGACTGGCAAGCGCGTGGTCATTGACCCGAATTTCAGCGCCGAAGAAATGGTCACTGTCCAGGGGCCATACGGGCAGATCACCGAGGAAGAAATCCTGTGGGACCTCGCCTCGCGCATCGAGGCACGCATGATCGCCGCCGGGATGGAGACCATCATGTCGCGTCCCCGCGGCGACAACCCGTCGGCTAAAGCGCGCGCGGACCTTGCCAATAGCTTCGAAGCGGACCTGCTGGTTTCCTTGCAGCTGGACCGCTACCAGAATGAGAAGGCCAACGGTGTCGCCACCTTCTACTTCGGTTCCGAACTCGGGGCATCCTCGATGACGGGCGAGATGCTCTCCGGATTCATTCAGCGCGAAATTGTCGCGCGCACGGATTTGGGGAACTGCTTCAACCACGGCCGCACGTGGGAGCTGCTTCGCATGACGCAGATGCCGTCTGTGGAAATCGTGCTGGGGTATGTGACCAATGCCCACGACATGGCCATTGTCACCGATCCGACCCAGCGCGATGCCATTGCCGAGGCCATCGTCGTCGCCGTCAAGAGGCTCTACCTGCTCGAGCAGGACAATCAGCCCACCGGAACCTACTCATTCACCGAGCTGCTGCGGCAGGAACAGGGTTAACCGTCGCTCAGTGAGCGCCCAGCGGGAGCTGGGTGGAGGTTCTTGGTGAACTAGTCCGTGCCCTCGATGAGCGACATGATGCGCTCGAAGTCGTCGCGGTCCCCGAATTCGACGACGATCTTGCCCTTGCGCTTGCCCATGGTCACGGAGACCTTGGTGTCCCATTCGTCGGCGAGGCGGCTGGCTGCCTGGGTGAGGAACTCAGGCTGCGGAGTCGGCTCACGCTTCAGCTTCTCCGGCAGCGCGCCCTGGCGGTTGAGCAAGGTCACCGCTTCCTCGGTCGCGCGGACCGACAGGCCCTCGGCGACAATGCGGTCGGCGAGCTGCTCCTGCGCCTCGGAACCGACTCTCACTCCGAGAAGTGCGCGGGCATGGCCGGCGCTGAGCACCCCGGCGGCGACGCGGCGCTGAACCGGGACAGGCAAGTTGAGCAAGCGGATCGAGTTGGTGATCACCGGGCGGGAACGGCCCAAGCGGTCGGCGAGCTGCTCCTGGGTGACACCGAATTCCTCCAACAGCTGCTGGTACGCCGCCGCCTCTTCGAGCGGGTTGAGCTGAACGCGGTGGATATTCTCCAGCAGGGCATCGCGCAGCATGTCCTCGTCGGAGGTCTCGCGCACGATCGCGGGGATGCGCTTCAGCCCCGCCTTGGAAGCTGCGCGCCAGCGGCGCTCACCCATGATGAGCTCGTAGCCGTCCTTCGCCGGGCGGGCCACGATGGGTTGGAGCAGGCCGAATTCCTTGACAGAGTGGACCAGCTCAGCGAGCTCATCCTCGTCGAAGCTGGTGCGCGGCTGCTTCGCGTTGGGGAAGATGTCCCCGATCGGGATCTCTTGGTACGTCGCACCGAAAGAGTCGGCGGGTTTCGCACCAGTCACCATTGCCGCCGGAACGGACGGCGACCGGCCCACGGACGGCGCACCCGGGATAGTCGGGGCGCCCTTGACCTTCTTCTTCGTCGGTTCGGTGTCGCGCGCACCCTTGGTCCCGCCGATGATGACATCGGCCGCACCGTCGCCGAGCGGGCCCGTTTTTTCGTGGTGGTCCGGGTTCGAAGGGATCAGCGCCGCCAGACCGCGGCCAAGGCCGCCTTTGCGTTGCTCTGCCATAGCTCTACTCGTCCTCCTCGCTCAGCTGAGCAAAAATTTCGGGGCTCACACCGATCGGCCCAGTCGTTTCATGCGGCTGGTAATCGCCGCGGGTAGCCAGTTCGCGCGCCGCATCGAAATATGCCAGGGCGCCTCGGGAACC encodes:
- a CDS encoding N-acetylmuramoyl-L-alanine amidase, producing the protein MLGTYRVGDSSARVAEVRSTLARLGLLDDFTGDVGEWNRRKFSQDEMFFDEELSTTLKAFQQARGILPSGEIDGITLRELRHASYTLGARALSYQPNQILVGDDVSQLQKQLQELGFYSGRIDGHFGPDTHAALSNYQLNYGIQDDGVCGPETLHALSLLGRRITGGSTQAIREREVVRMAGPHLTGKRVVIDPNFSAEEMVTVQGPYGQITEEEILWDLASRIEARMIAAGMETIMSRPRGDNPSAKARADLANSFEADLLVSLQLDRYQNEKANGVATFYFGSELGASSMTGEMLSGFIQREIVARTDLGNCFNHGRTWELLRMTQMPSVEIVLGYVTNAHDMAIVTDPTQRDAIAEAIVVAVKRLYLLEQDNQPTGTYSFTELLRQEQG
- a CDS encoding ParB/RepB/Spo0J family partition protein, producing the protein MAEQRKGGLGRGLAALIPSNPDHHEKTGPLGDGAADVIIGGTKGARDTEPTKKKVKGAPTIPGAPSVGRSPSVPAAMVTGAKPADSFGATYQEIPIGDIFPNAKQPRTSFDEDELAELVHSVKEFGLLQPIVARPAKDGYELIMGERRWRAASKAGLKRIPAIVRETSDEDMLRDALLENIHRVQLNPLEEAAAYQQLLEEFGVTQEQLADRLGRSRPVITNSIRLLNLPVPVQRRVAAGVLSAGHARALLGVRVGSEAQEQLADRIVAEGLSVRATEEAVTLLNRQGALPEKLKREPTPQPEFLTQAASRLADEWDTKVSVTMGKRKGKIVVEFGDRDDFERIMSLIEGTD